A portion of the Oncorhynchus clarkii lewisi isolate Uvic-CL-2024 chromosome 27, UVic_Ocla_1.0, whole genome shotgun sequence genome contains these proteins:
- the LOC139385476 gene encoding synergin gamma-like isoform X8, with product MALRPGSGGGGSFIYPVGGGLGPPQGMMPMQQQQQQQGFPGMVQVQMQPNMQGMMGMNFGGQMPPGAMPMQGGMAMGMQAPGMQFMGQPQFMSMRGPGPQYTADMQKQMAEEHQKRLEQQQRMLEEDRKRRQFEEQKQKLRLLSSVKPKGQMGASRDDALEAIKGNLDGFSRDAKMHPTPSSHPKKPDSSPSHSSVTSHSLPPAFPDDEFSDFMQGPLDASSSFPPSSQAHPHSLDPGPGQRPSSAPFPQSLPASMSILTATQHSTVNSSSPSAFQGPSLEEKLFSSCDLTAEKKAQVSFKSQRTLAPNRATVSAQFHSSTKARNWAEAPGDLISAFTIETPQPEAPALGPTAPSPAADPPPPQTSSDGAGVGGYPQQEHIQPMVPGWLYNDSLIPEMFKKVLQFTMTPGGIDTAKLYPILMSSGLPREALGQIWASANRTTPGMLTKEELYTVLALIGVAQSGLPAMNVEILSQFPSPPVPNLPALAMAMAPVIQHQHQQPMMTQPPVPVSMAMPAPTVMGRAPPAAPLPSAQPPTNFITNFPHVQGKADDDDFQDFQEAPRAGGGDQPFTEFQGESGETFPTTTSSLHQNSAPAILTPVSGSSSSSSDKYAVFKQLSVEEPPEPTQPASDFDGDKYSVFRQLEPPGDRKPVGEGFADFKSVSVDDGFTDFKTADSISPLEPSDQAKMFHPAFPPAFPNSQSLPQLQHQLHQQQQPAVSLSQPKNPLNMTDLDLFSSMAPTAPTPAEIKPSPFPSVPPSLVLPPGRAKPPGGGAEDFGDFSLFGPTSSSEAAPIGPDVGRGVAASHDDFADFMAFGSSGGEAKGEGLRSGEGRARGRGETTTTPQRPQQGSDKYDVFKQLSQEGGLAYDDNKHSAGGSFSSLRSEADDFTDFQSSKFCTALGASEKSLVDKVAAFKQGGKEDSASVKSLDLPSIGGSSVGKEDSEDALSVQLDMKLSDMGGDLKHVMSDSSLDLPGLSAHQPPATEGDDMKFDPFGTSAVSRLASYDWSEREECLSAQGQAKKHLVLDGVGVSSSFPSSDVVHRKETPFDSTENIPITHTCQTKITTFSTDDSVSTDSKFEAFADFGSCEPVGLGGDEDDDFGDFASTVSEKSDSPAAEPGSEVNLNEALDEFGTFHGDKAKFGKSDFLKASSQAKVKSSEEMIKSELATFDLSVQGSHKRSHSLGEKEIGRSPPSPAPEQPFRDRSSTLSEKKPALPVIRDKYKDLTGEVEESERYAYEWQRCLVSALQVITKANNTLNSISSSTVCTEVIQSAQGMEYLLGVVEVYRVTKRVELGIKATAVCSEKLQQLLKDISRVWNNLMGFMSLANLAPDESSLDFSSCILRHGIKNAKELACGVCLLNVDSRSKAFNSETDNFKLLYGGHQYHASCANFWINCVEPKPPGLILPDLL from the exons TTTTATTTATCCTGTTGGAGGGGGCCTGGGACCGCCACAAG GTATGATGCccatgcagcagcagcagcaacaacagggATTCCCTGGTATGGTTCAAGTCCAAATGCAGCCCAACATGCAAGGAATGATGGGAATGAACTTCGGAGGCCAGATGCCTCCTGGTGCCATGCCTATGCAG GGTGGGATGGCCATGGGAATGCAGGCCCCTGGGATGCAGTTCATGGGCCAGCCACAGTTCATGAGCATGAGGGGCCCCGGGCCCCAGTACACTGCCGACATGCAGAAACAGATGGCCGAGGAACACCA gaagcgtctggagcagcagcagcggATGCTGGAGGAGGACAGAAAGAGGAGGCAGTTTGAGGAGCAGAAACAGAAGCTGAGGCTGCTGAGCAGCGTCAAACCCAAG GGACAGATGGGGGCGAGTCGGGACGATGCGCTGGAGGCCATCAAAGGCAACCTGGACGGGTTCAGCAGAGACGCCAAGATGCACCCCACGCCATCCTCACACCCCAAGAAGCCAG ACTCATCGCCATCCCACTCTTCTGtcacctctcactccctcccccctgcTTTCCCCGATGACGAGTTTAGTGACTTTATGCAGGGTCCCTTAGATGCTTCTTcctccttccccccctcctcccaggcCCATCCCCATTCTTTAGACCCAGGTCCTGGTCAGAGACCCTCCTCTGCCCCCTTCCCCCAGTCCCTCCCTGCCTCTATGTCCATTCTTACTGCCACCCAACACTCTACTGTCAACTCCAGCTCCCCATCTGCATTTCAAG GCCCGTCCCTGGAAGAGAAACTGTTCTCCTCGTGTGATTTAACGGCTGAAAAGAAGGCCCAGGTTAGCTTTAAGTCCCAGAGGACCCTGGCCCCTAACCGAGCTACAGTCTCGGCCCAGTTTCATTCCAGCACCAAGGCCCGGAACTGGGCTGAGGCTCCTGGGGACCTGATTTCTGCTTTCACTATAGAAACACCACAACCAGAGGCACCAGCACTGGGGCCCACAGCCCCCTCACCAGCAGCCGacccccctcctccccaaaccagtagtgatggtg CAGGTGTTGGTGGTTACCCTCAACAAGAGCACATCCAGCCCATGGTACCAGGCTGGCTCTACAACGACAGCCTCATCCCAG agatgttcaaaaAGGTCCTGCAGTTCACCATGACTCCGGGGGGCATCGACACAGCCAAGCTCTACCCCATCCTGATGTCCTCAGGCCTGCCCAGGGAAGCACTGGGCCAGATCTGGGCCTCAGCCAATCGCACCACGCCTGGCATGCTGACCAAGGAGGAGCTCTACACAGTCCTTGCTCTGATTGGTGTGGCACAG AGTGGTCTTCCAGCCATGAATGTGGAGATCCTGAGCCAGTTCCCCTCTCCCCCGGTGCCCAACCTGCCTGCCCTGGCCATGGCTATGGCCCCTGTCATCCAGCACCAACACCAGCAGCCCATGATGACTCAGCCCCCTGTCCCTGTGTCCATGGCCATGCCTGCGCCAACAGTCATGGGCAgggctcctcctgctgctccttTACCCTCCGCCCAACCACCCACCAACTTCATCACCAACTTCCCACATGTACAG GGGAAAGCAGACGATGATGACTTCCAGGACTTCCAGGAGGCCCCCAGGGCAGGAGGAGGGGATCAGCCCTTCACTGAGTTCCAGGGGGAGTCAGGGGAAACCTTCCCCACCACCACATCCTCTCTGCACCAGAACAG TGCTCCTGCCATTCTGACTCCGGTCTCTGGCTCCTCCTCGTCATCCTCTGATAAGTATGCTGTCTTCAAGCAGCTCTCTGTGGAGGAGCCTCCAGAGCCCACTCAGCCTGCCTCAG ATTTTGACGGAGACAAATACAGTGTGTTCCGACAGCTAGAGCCACCAGGTGACAGGAAACCAGTAG GGGAAGGATTTGCCGATTTCAAGTCTGTCAGTGTGGATGATGGCTTCACAGACTTTAAAACCGCCGACAGCATCTCTCCACTAGAACCTTCAGACCAGGCCAAAATGTTTCATCCAGCATTCCCTCCTGCTTTCCCGAACTCTCAGTCTCTACCGCAACTACAACACCAgctacatcaacaacaacaaccagcagtctctctctctcagcctaaaAACCCTCTCAACATGACTGACCTGGATCTCTTCTCCTCTATGGCTCCCACAGCCCCCACCCCTGCAGAGATCAAGCCCAGCCCCTTCCCCTCTGTGCCCCCCTCCCTAGTGCTCCCACCAGGCAGGGCCAAGCCCCCCGGGGGTGGGGCCGAGGACTTTGGTGACTTTTCCCTTTTTGGCCCCACCTCCTCTTCGGAGGCTGCTCCTATTGGCCCTGATGTAGGAAGGGGTGTGGCAGCGTCTCATGATGACTTTGCAGACTTCATGGCTTTCGGCAGCTCTGGGGGGGAGGCCAAGGGTGAGGGGTTGAGGTCTGGAGAGGGGAGGGcacgggggagaggagagaccacCACCACTCCACAGCGCCCCCAGCAGGGCTCTGACAAGTATGACGTGTTCAAGCAGCTGTCTCAGGAAGGAGGCCTGGCATATGACGACAACAAGCACAGCGCCGGCGGCTCGTTCTCTTCCCTCAGGAGCGAAGCAGATGACTTCACCGACTTCCAGTCGTCCAAGTTCTGCACAGCGCTGGGGGCCTCGGAGAAGAGCCTGGTGGATAAGGTGGCAGCCTTCAAACAAGGAGGCAAGGAGGACTCGGCTTCAGTCAAGTCCCTAGACCTCCCATCCATCGGGGGCAGCAGCGTGGGCAAGGAGGACTCTGAGGACGCTCTGTCAGTGCAGCTGGACATGAAGCTGTCAGACATGGGTGGAGACCTGAAGCACGTGATGTCAGACAGCTCTCTGGATCTGCCGGGCCTCTCGGCCCACCAACCCCCCGCCACAG AAGGAGACGACATGAAGTTTGACCCCTTCGGAACGTCAGCAGTCAGCAGGCTGGCCAGCTATGATTGGTCAGAAAGAGAGGAATGCCTGTCTGCTCAGGGTCAGGCCAAGAAGCATCTGGTCCTGGACGGTGTTGGTgtttcctcctctttcccttcctcagACGTAGTCCACAGGAAGGAGACGCCGTTCGACAGCACAGAAAACATCCCCATCACACACACCTGCCAGACGAAGATCACCACCTTCTCAACAGACGATAGTGTGTCGACCGACAGCAAGTTTGAGGCCTTTGCTGACTTTGGATCTTGTGAGCCGGTAGGTTTGGGTGGGGATGAAGATGATGACTTTGGGGACTTTGCCAGCACTGTGTCGGAGAAATCAGACTCCCCCGCGGCCGAGCCGGGCTCTGAGGTGAACCTGAACGAGGCCTTGGATGAGTTCGGGACCTTTCATGGGGACAAGGCCAAGTTTGGGAAGTCAGACTTTCTGAAGGCCAGCTCTCAGGCCAAGGTCAAGTCCAGTGAAGAGATGATCAAGAGCGAACTCGCCACCTTTGACCTCTCTGTACAAG GCTCCCACAAGCGTAGCCACAGTTTGGGGGAGAAGGAGATTGGGCGCTCGCCCCCCTCCCCGGCCCCGGAGCAGCCCTTCAGAGACCGCTCCAGCACCCTGAGTGAGAAGAAGCCTGCCCTGCCCGTCATCAGAGACAAGTACAAGGACCTGACTGGGGAGGTGGAG GAGAGTGAGCGCTATGCATATGAGTGGCAGAGGTGTCTGGTGAGTGCTCTACAG GTCATCACTAAAGCCAACAACACCCTGAACAGCATCAGCAGCTCTACTGTTTGCACTGAGGTCATCCAGTCTGCTCAGGGCATGGAGTACCTGctgg GTGTGGTGGAGGTGTACCGCGTGACCAAGCGTGTGGAGCTGGGTATCAAGGCCACAGCCGTGTGTTCTGAGAAGCTGCAGCAGCTGCTGAAGGACATCAGCCGCGTCTGGAACAACCTCATGGGCTTCATGTCCCTGGCCAACCTGGCG
- the LOC139385476 gene encoding synergin gamma-like isoform X4: protein MALRPGSGGGGSFIYPVGGGLGPPQGMMPMQQQQQQQGFPGMVQVQMQPNMQGMMGMNFGGQMPPGAMPMQGGMAMGMQAPGMQFMGQPQFMSMRGPGPQYTADMQKQMAEEHQKRLEQQQRMLEEDRKRRQFEEQKQKLRLLSSVKPKGQMGASRDDALEAIKGNLDGFSRDAKMHPTPSSHPKKPDSSPSHSSVTSHSLPPAFPDDEFSDFMQGPLDASSSFPPSSQAHPHSLDPGPGQRPSSAPFPQSLPASMSILTATQHSTVNSSSPSAFQGPSLEEKLFSSCDLTAEKKAQVSFKSQRTLAPNRATVSAQFHSSTKARNWAEAPGDLISAFTIETPQPEAPALGPTAPSPAADPPPPQTSSDGAGVGGYPQQEHIQPMVPGWLYNDSLIPEMFKKVLQFTMTPGGIDTAKLYPILMSSGLPREALGQIWASANRTTPGMLTKEELYTVLALIGVAQSGLPAMNVEILSQFPSPPVPNLPALAMAMAPVIQHQHQQPMMTQPPVPVSMAMPAPTVMGRAPPAAPLPSAQPPTNFITNFPHVQGKADDDDFQDFQEAPRAGGGDQPFTEFQGESGETFPTTTSSLHQNSAPAILTPVSGSSSSSSDKYAVFKQLSVEEPPEPTQPASDFDGDKYSVFRQLEPPGDRKPVVSDGDSSSHDSREGFADFKSVSVDDGFTDFKTADSISPLEPSDQAKMFHPAFPPAFPNSQSLPQLQHQLHQQQQPAVSLSQPKNPLNMTDLDLFSSMAPTAPTPAEIKPSPFPSVPPSLVLPPGRAKPPGGGAEDFGDFSLFGPTSSSEAAPIGPDVGRGVAASHDDFADFMAFGSSGGEAKGEGLRSGEGRARGRGETTTTPQRPQQGSDKYDVFKQLSQEGGLAYDDNKHSAGGSFSSLRSEADDFTDFQSSKFCTALGASEKSLVDKVAAFKQGGKEDSASVKSLDLPSIGGSSVGKEDSEDALSVQLDMKLSDMGGDLKHVMSDSSLDLPGLSAHQPPATEGDDMKFDPFGTSAVSRLASYDWSEREECLSAQGQAKKHLVLDGVGVSSSFPSSDVVHRKETPFDSTENIPITHTCQTKITTFSTDDSVSTDSKFEAFADFGSCEPVGLGGDEDDDFGDFASTVSEKSDSPAAEPGSEVNLNEALDEFGTFHGDKAKFGKSDFLKASSQAKVKSSEEMIKSELATFDLSVQGSHKRSHSLGEKEIGRSPPSPAPEQPFRDRSSTLSEKKPALPVIRDKYKDLTGEVEESERYAYEWQRCLVSALQVITKANNTLNSISSSTVCTEVIQSAQGMEYLLGVVEVYRVTKRVELGIKATAVCSEKLQQLLKDISRVWNNLMGFMSLANLAPDESSLDFSSCILRHGIKNAKELACGVCLLNVDSRSKALAKDHDKRLRAFNSETDNFKLLYGGHQYHASCANFWINCVEPKPPGLILPDLL, encoded by the exons TTTTATTTATCCTGTTGGAGGGGGCCTGGGACCGCCACAAG GTATGATGCccatgcagcagcagcagcaacaacagggATTCCCTGGTATGGTTCAAGTCCAAATGCAGCCCAACATGCAAGGAATGATGGGAATGAACTTCGGAGGCCAGATGCCTCCTGGTGCCATGCCTATGCAG GGTGGGATGGCCATGGGAATGCAGGCCCCTGGGATGCAGTTCATGGGCCAGCCACAGTTCATGAGCATGAGGGGCCCCGGGCCCCAGTACACTGCCGACATGCAGAAACAGATGGCCGAGGAACACCA gaagcgtctggagcagcagcagcggATGCTGGAGGAGGACAGAAAGAGGAGGCAGTTTGAGGAGCAGAAACAGAAGCTGAGGCTGCTGAGCAGCGTCAAACCCAAG GGACAGATGGGGGCGAGTCGGGACGATGCGCTGGAGGCCATCAAAGGCAACCTGGACGGGTTCAGCAGAGACGCCAAGATGCACCCCACGCCATCCTCACACCCCAAGAAGCCAG ACTCATCGCCATCCCACTCTTCTGtcacctctcactccctcccccctgcTTTCCCCGATGACGAGTTTAGTGACTTTATGCAGGGTCCCTTAGATGCTTCTTcctccttccccccctcctcccaggcCCATCCCCATTCTTTAGACCCAGGTCCTGGTCAGAGACCCTCCTCTGCCCCCTTCCCCCAGTCCCTCCCTGCCTCTATGTCCATTCTTACTGCCACCCAACACTCTACTGTCAACTCCAGCTCCCCATCTGCATTTCAAG GCCCGTCCCTGGAAGAGAAACTGTTCTCCTCGTGTGATTTAACGGCTGAAAAGAAGGCCCAGGTTAGCTTTAAGTCCCAGAGGACCCTGGCCCCTAACCGAGCTACAGTCTCGGCCCAGTTTCATTCCAGCACCAAGGCCCGGAACTGGGCTGAGGCTCCTGGGGACCTGATTTCTGCTTTCACTATAGAAACACCACAACCAGAGGCACCAGCACTGGGGCCCACAGCCCCCTCACCAGCAGCCGacccccctcctccccaaaccagtagtgatggtg CAGGTGTTGGTGGTTACCCTCAACAAGAGCACATCCAGCCCATGGTACCAGGCTGGCTCTACAACGACAGCCTCATCCCAG agatgttcaaaaAGGTCCTGCAGTTCACCATGACTCCGGGGGGCATCGACACAGCCAAGCTCTACCCCATCCTGATGTCCTCAGGCCTGCCCAGGGAAGCACTGGGCCAGATCTGGGCCTCAGCCAATCGCACCACGCCTGGCATGCTGACCAAGGAGGAGCTCTACACAGTCCTTGCTCTGATTGGTGTGGCACAG AGTGGTCTTCCAGCCATGAATGTGGAGATCCTGAGCCAGTTCCCCTCTCCCCCGGTGCCCAACCTGCCTGCCCTGGCCATGGCTATGGCCCCTGTCATCCAGCACCAACACCAGCAGCCCATGATGACTCAGCCCCCTGTCCCTGTGTCCATGGCCATGCCTGCGCCAACAGTCATGGGCAgggctcctcctgctgctccttTACCCTCCGCCCAACCACCCACCAACTTCATCACCAACTTCCCACATGTACAG GGGAAAGCAGACGATGATGACTTCCAGGACTTCCAGGAGGCCCCCAGGGCAGGAGGAGGGGATCAGCCCTTCACTGAGTTCCAGGGGGAGTCAGGGGAAACCTTCCCCACCACCACATCCTCTCTGCACCAGAACAG TGCTCCTGCCATTCTGACTCCGGTCTCTGGCTCCTCCTCGTCATCCTCTGATAAGTATGCTGTCTTCAAGCAGCTCTCTGTGGAGGAGCCTCCAGAGCCCACTCAGCCTGCCTCAG ATTTTGACGGAGACAAATACAGTGTGTTCCGACAGCTAGAGCCACCAGGTGACAGGAAACCAGTAG TTTCTGATGGGGACAGCAGCTCCCACGACTCCA GGGAAGGATTTGCCGATTTCAAGTCTGTCAGTGTGGATGATGGCTTCACAGACTTTAAAACCGCCGACAGCATCTCTCCACTAGAACCTTCAGACCAGGCCAAAATGTTTCATCCAGCATTCCCTCCTGCTTTCCCGAACTCTCAGTCTCTACCGCAACTACAACACCAgctacatcaacaacaacaaccagcagtctctctctctcagcctaaaAACCCTCTCAACATGACTGACCTGGATCTCTTCTCCTCTATGGCTCCCACAGCCCCCACCCCTGCAGAGATCAAGCCCAGCCCCTTCCCCTCTGTGCCCCCCTCCCTAGTGCTCCCACCAGGCAGGGCCAAGCCCCCCGGGGGTGGGGCCGAGGACTTTGGTGACTTTTCCCTTTTTGGCCCCACCTCCTCTTCGGAGGCTGCTCCTATTGGCCCTGATGTAGGAAGGGGTGTGGCAGCGTCTCATGATGACTTTGCAGACTTCATGGCTTTCGGCAGCTCTGGGGGGGAGGCCAAGGGTGAGGGGTTGAGGTCTGGAGAGGGGAGGGcacgggggagaggagagaccacCACCACTCCACAGCGCCCCCAGCAGGGCTCTGACAAGTATGACGTGTTCAAGCAGCTGTCTCAGGAAGGAGGCCTGGCATATGACGACAACAAGCACAGCGCCGGCGGCTCGTTCTCTTCCCTCAGGAGCGAAGCAGATGACTTCACCGACTTCCAGTCGTCCAAGTTCTGCACAGCGCTGGGGGCCTCGGAGAAGAGCCTGGTGGATAAGGTGGCAGCCTTCAAACAAGGAGGCAAGGAGGACTCGGCTTCAGTCAAGTCCCTAGACCTCCCATCCATCGGGGGCAGCAGCGTGGGCAAGGAGGACTCTGAGGACGCTCTGTCAGTGCAGCTGGACATGAAGCTGTCAGACATGGGTGGAGACCTGAAGCACGTGATGTCAGACAGCTCTCTGGATCTGCCGGGCCTCTCGGCCCACCAACCCCCCGCCACAG AAGGAGACGACATGAAGTTTGACCCCTTCGGAACGTCAGCAGTCAGCAGGCTGGCCAGCTATGATTGGTCAGAAAGAGAGGAATGCCTGTCTGCTCAGGGTCAGGCCAAGAAGCATCTGGTCCTGGACGGTGTTGGTgtttcctcctctttcccttcctcagACGTAGTCCACAGGAAGGAGACGCCGTTCGACAGCACAGAAAACATCCCCATCACACACACCTGCCAGACGAAGATCACCACCTTCTCAACAGACGATAGTGTGTCGACCGACAGCAAGTTTGAGGCCTTTGCTGACTTTGGATCTTGTGAGCCGGTAGGTTTGGGTGGGGATGAAGATGATGACTTTGGGGACTTTGCCAGCACTGTGTCGGAGAAATCAGACTCCCCCGCGGCCGAGCCGGGCTCTGAGGTGAACCTGAACGAGGCCTTGGATGAGTTCGGGACCTTTCATGGGGACAAGGCCAAGTTTGGGAAGTCAGACTTTCTGAAGGCCAGCTCTCAGGCCAAGGTCAAGTCCAGTGAAGAGATGATCAAGAGCGAACTCGCCACCTTTGACCTCTCTGTACAAG GCTCCCACAAGCGTAGCCACAGTTTGGGGGAGAAGGAGATTGGGCGCTCGCCCCCCTCCCCGGCCCCGGAGCAGCCCTTCAGAGACCGCTCCAGCACCCTGAGTGAGAAGAAGCCTGCCCTGCCCGTCATCAGAGACAAGTACAAGGACCTGACTGGGGAGGTGGAG GAGAGTGAGCGCTATGCATATGAGTGGCAGAGGTGTCTGGTGAGTGCTCTACAG GTCATCACTAAAGCCAACAACACCCTGAACAGCATCAGCAGCTCTACTGTTTGCACTGAGGTCATCCAGTCTGCTCAGGGCATGGAGTACCTGctgg GTGTGGTGGAGGTGTACCGCGTGACCAAGCGTGTGGAGCTGGGTATCAAGGCCACAGCCGTGTGTTCTGAGAAGCTGCAGCAGCTGCTGAAGGACATCAGCCGCGTCTGGAACAACCTCATGGGCTTCATGTCCCTGGCCAACCTGGCG